The Methylomonas montana genome has a window encoding:
- the pqqE gene encoding pyrroloquinoline quinone biosynthesis protein PqqE — MAGSDKLNITPPRWLLAELSYKCPLQCPYCSNPLDYAKYPNELNTDDWKRVLSQARKMGAVQLGFSGGEPLTRQDLSELVRHARELGYYSNLITSGYGLTEDRIVELKQAGLDHIQVSIQASTQELNDHIAGTATYQHKQEVAKLVKKHGYPMVLCVVIHRENIHQMPEILQMAENLGADYLELANTQYYGWAHLNRDALLPTKEQFEEAEKIAQAYKEKVAGKMKIYYVVPDFYEDRPKACMNGWGTTFLTIAPDGTALPCHSARELPGLDCPNVKDYSIEQIWNESKTFNFFRGTEWMQEPCRSCDEKHKDFGGCRCQAFLFNGDMYSTDPVCSKSPERHRIDAAIASARYLALSGAEKPLVFRNSKNSKLF, encoded by the coding sequence ATGGCTGGATCAGACAAGCTTAATATCACCCCTCCACGCTGGCTGTTAGCCGAGCTCAGCTATAAATGCCCGTTGCAATGCCCGTATTGCTCCAATCCACTGGACTATGCCAAATATCCGAATGAACTGAACACCGACGACTGGAAACGCGTATTGAGCCAGGCCCGCAAAATGGGCGCGGTGCAATTAGGTTTTTCCGGCGGCGAACCGTTGACTCGGCAGGATTTGTCTGAGCTGGTGCGCCACGCCCGCGAGCTGGGTTATTACTCTAACCTGATCACATCCGGCTATGGCTTAACCGAAGACAGAATCGTCGAACTGAAACAGGCCGGCCTCGACCATATCCAGGTCAGCATCCAGGCCAGCACTCAGGAACTCAACGACCACATTGCCGGCACGGCCACTTATCAACACAAGCAGGAAGTGGCAAAACTGGTGAAAAAACACGGCTATCCGATGGTGTTGTGCGTGGTGATCCACCGCGAAAACATTCACCAGATGCCGGAAATTTTGCAGATGGCCGAAAACCTCGGCGCCGACTATCTGGAACTGGCCAACACCCAATATTACGGCTGGGCGCATCTGAACCGCGACGCGCTGCTGCCAACCAAGGAACAATTCGAAGAAGCGGAAAAAATCGCCCAGGCTTATAAGGAAAAAGTCGCCGGCAAGATGAAGATTTATTACGTGGTGCCGGATTTTTACGAAGATCGGCCGAAAGCCTGCATGAACGGCTGGGGTACCACGTTTTTGACCATCGCCCCGGACGGCACCGCGCTACCCTGCCATTCGGCACGCGAATTACCGGGCCTGGATTGCCCGAACGTCAAGGACTACAGCATCGAACAAATCTGGAACGAATCCAAGACCTTCAACTTTTTCCGTGGCACCGAGTGGATGCAGGAACCTTGCCGCAGCTGCGACGAGAAACATAAAGACTTCGGCGGCTGCCGCTGTCAGGCGTTTTTGTTCAACGGTGATATGTACAGCACCGATCCGGTATGCAGCAAATCGCCGGAACGGCATAGAATCGACGCAGCCATCGCCTCTGCTCGCTATTTGGCATTGTCCGGCGCGGAAAAACCGCTAGTGTTCCGCAACAGCAAAAATTCCAAACTGTTCTGA
- the pqqC gene encoding pyrroloquinoline-quinone synthase PqqC: protein MSADNQPWSRDEFEAKLRGMEKFYHIHHPMHVLMNEGKLTKQQLQGWVANRFYYQVMIPIKDANIMANCPDRETRAKWVQRILDHDGHPGDPGGIEAWIQLGIAVGMTREEITSLEHVLPGVRFAVDAYVNFARRAEWHEAASSSLTELFAPKIHQQRLDNWPDVYPWVEQEGYIYFKKRLTEARRDVEHGLQLTLDWYKTREQQERMVQILKFKLDVLWTMADAMYLAYVADMPPYFNI, encoded by the coding sequence CTACCACATTCATCATCCGATGCATGTGCTGATGAACGAAGGCAAACTGACCAAACAACAGCTACAAGGCTGGGTCGCCAACCGCTTCTATTATCAAGTGATGATTCCGATCAAGGACGCCAACATCATGGCCAATTGCCCGGACCGCGAGACCCGAGCCAAATGGGTGCAACGCATCCTGGATCACGACGGCCACCCCGGCGACCCTGGCGGCATCGAGGCCTGGATACAGTTGGGCATCGCGGTCGGCATGACGCGTGAAGAAATTACGTCTTTGGAACATGTATTGCCTGGCGTGCGCTTTGCGGTGGATGCCTATGTCAACTTCGCCCGCCGCGCCGAATGGCACGAAGCCGCCAGTTCCTCGCTGACGGAACTTTTCGCGCCGAAAATTCATCAACAGCGCTTGGACAACTGGCCAGATGTTTACCCTTGGGTCGAACAGGAAGGTTACATTTATTTCAAAAAACGCCTGACCGAAGCCCGCCGCGATGTCGAACACGGTTTGCAACTGACACTGGACTGGTACAAAACCCGCGAGCAACAGGAAAGAATGGTGCAAATCCTGAAATTCAAACTGGATGTGCTGTGGACCATGGCCGATGCGATGTATCTGGCTTATGTGGCCGACATGCCGCCCTATTTCAATATCTAA
- a CDS encoding Uma2 family endonuclease, with product MQTAEQLRFSAADFLAWEGTQAEKHEFVAGEVFAMTGARQEHVLVSGNIYASLKQRLRGTPCRAYIADMKLRVETADAFFYPDVMVSCHPEDRQAKQYLSHPTLIVEVLSDSTADYDRGGKFVAYRKLESLQEYLIVDIDNRRMECFRRTADHDWLLHDYIGEVDCQLHSLSLSLPLAEIFEDIEAA from the coding sequence ATGCAAACCGCCGAACAGCTTCGTTTCAGCGCCGCCGACTTTTTGGCTTGGGAAGGAACCCAAGCGGAAAAACACGAATTTGTCGCCGGCGAAGTATTTGCGATGACTGGCGCACGGCAAGAGCATGTTTTGGTATCTGGCAATATTTATGCGTCGCTGAAACAACGCCTGCGAGGCACGCCCTGCCGGGCTTATATCGCCGACATGAAACTGCGTGTCGAAACGGCAGATGCCTTCTTCTACCCCGACGTGATGGTGTCATGTCACCCGGAAGATCGCCAAGCCAAGCAATATCTGTCACATCCGACATTGATCGTCGAAGTGCTGTCCGACTCGACCGCCGATTACGATAGAGGCGGCAAGTTCGTCGCCTACCGTAAGCTGGAATCGCTACAGGAATATCTGATCGTCGACATCGACAACCGCCGGATGGAATGCTTTCGCCGCACAGCCGATCACGATTGGCTGTTACACGATTACATAGGCGAAGTCGATTGCCAACTGCACAGCTTGAGCCTCAGCCTGCCACTGGCGGAAATTTTTGAAGACATCGAAGCGGCTTAA
- the pqqD gene encoding pyrroloquinoline quinone biosynthesis peptide chaperone PqqD, with translation MTITPDQIIQFSPLHRLQWEEAQQKYVILYPEGMVELNQSSAEILKLCDGSRLVAQIVTELEEKFATSGLTNDITNFLNIALQNGWIRQA, from the coding sequence ATGACCATCACCCCCGATCAAATCATCCAATTTTCGCCGCTGCATAGGCTGCAATGGGAAGAAGCTCAACAGAAATACGTGATTCTCTACCCCGAAGGTATGGTGGAGTTGAACCAAAGCTCGGCGGAAATACTCAAGCTCTGCGACGGCAGCCGACTGGTGGCGCAAATCGTCACCGAACTGGAAGAAAAATTCGCCACCAGCGGCCTGACTAACGACATCACTAACTTTTTGAACATTGCATTGCAAAATGGCTGGATCAGACAAGCTTAA
- the msbA gene encoding lipid A export permease/ATP-binding protein MsbA codes for MTDSQVYKRLLAFVLPYWRLFLVSAVGFAIYAATEPAVVMIIQRIIDSFGAQDRGDIQYLPLAFVVLFLVRGVGSFLGNYYLARISGNLIHKLRCEIFNQYTRLSVQYFDGHNSGYMISRITNNIGEVTRATSDSIRSFVREGFTAVGLLGYLAYTNWQLSLVFLAIAPVVAVMVRYVGKRLKRLSRNMQDTVGDLTHITSEMVSGNRIVKSFGGEQYERQRFKTASLENRGQHRKLIMTVSLNNPLMQLVISFALAGMMYLALILMKASSPGEFVGFFTAAFLLPKPIRQLSDANSEILRGIAAAESLFEVLDEPAEIDGGDYQVERSQGRIEFKNLSFSYAGSETPALDNINLVIEPGQTVALVGASGGGKSTMINLLPRFYDYVQGEILIDGVELKRYRLGSLRRQIALVTQNVTLFNASVANNIAYGALQGAAREHIEQAATDAYAMDFIAKMARGLDTEIGENGVKLSGGQRQRLALARALLKDAPILILDEATSALDTESERYIQAALNRVMLGRTTLVVAHRLSTIEGADVILVMDKGRIVEQGSHHELLARDGAYAKLHKMQFQDVGQSDSGGHAVNHPQPLAG; via the coding sequence ATGACCGATAGCCAAGTTTACAAGCGCTTGCTGGCGTTTGTGCTGCCGTATTGGCGGCTGTTTTTGGTGAGCGCCGTCGGTTTTGCCATTTACGCCGCCACCGAACCGGCGGTGGTGATGATCATTCAGCGCATCATCGACAGTTTTGGGGCGCAGGATCGGGGGGATATTCAATACCTGCCGCTGGCTTTTGTGGTGCTGTTCTTGGTACGCGGTGTCGGCTCGTTTTTAGGCAATTATTATCTGGCGCGGATTTCCGGCAATCTGATTCACAAATTACGTTGCGAGATATTTAATCAGTACACCCGCTTGTCGGTGCAGTATTTCGATGGCCATAACAGCGGTTATATGATTTCGCGGATCACCAACAATATCGGCGAAGTCACTCGGGCGACATCCGATTCGATCCGCTCCTTCGTGCGCGAAGGTTTTACCGCGGTCGGATTGCTCGGCTATCTGGCCTACACCAACTGGCAACTGTCACTGGTGTTTCTGGCGATTGCGCCGGTGGTGGCGGTCATGGTGCGTTATGTCGGCAAGCGTCTAAAGCGATTGAGCCGCAATATGCAGGATACGGTCGGCGATTTGACGCATATCACCTCGGAAATGGTCTCGGGTAATCGCATCGTCAAAAGCTTTGGCGGCGAGCAATACGAGCGGCAACGCTTCAAAACGGCCAGCCTGGAAAATCGCGGCCAACATCGCAAGCTGATCATGACTGTGTCGCTGAATAACCCATTGATGCAATTAGTAATCTCTTTTGCGCTGGCGGGCATGATGTATCTGGCCTTGATTTTGATGAAGGCATCCAGTCCGGGCGAATTCGTCGGGTTCTTTACCGCGGCATTTTTGTTGCCGAAGCCGATTCGCCAGTTGAGCGACGCCAATTCCGAGATTCTGCGTGGTATCGCCGCCGCCGAGTCTTTGTTCGAAGTGTTGGACGAGCCGGCCGAAATCGACGGCGGCGATTATCAAGTCGAGCGTAGCCAGGGGCGCATCGAGTTCAAAAACTTAAGTTTCAGCTACGCCGGTAGCGAAACGCCGGCTTTGGATAATATCAATCTGGTCATCGAGCCGGGCCAGACCGTGGCCTTGGTCGGCGCCTCCGGCGGCGGCAAGAGCACGATGATCAATTTACTGCCCCGTTTTTACGACTACGTGCAAGGCGAGATTTTGATCGACGGCGTCGAGTTGAAGCGCTACCGTCTGGGCAGTCTGCGCCGGCAAATTGCGTTGGTGACGCAGAATGTCACGCTGTTCAATGCCTCTGTGGCTAACAATATCGCATATGGGGCTTTGCAAGGCGCGGCGCGCGAGCACATCGAACAAGCGGCGACCGATGCTTACGCGATGGACTTCATCGCTAAAATGGCGCGGGGTTTGGATACCGAAATCGGCGAGAACGGCGTCAAACTGTCCGGCGGCCAGCGCCAACGTTTGGCCTTGGCACGCGCCTTGTTGAAGGACGCGCCGATTTTGATATTGGACGAAGCCACCTCGGCCTTGGATACCGAATCGGAGCGCTATATTCAGGCCGCGTTAAACCGCGTGATGCTGGGTCGCACTACCTTGGTAGTGGCGCACCGCTTGTCGACTATCGAAGGTGCGGACGTGATTTTAGTGATGGACAAAGGCCGTATCGTCGAACAAGGCTCGCATCACGAGCTGCTCGCTCGCGATGGCGCTTATGCAAAATTGCACAAGATGCAGTTTCAGGATGTCGGTCAGTCCGATTCTGGCGGGCATGCGGTGAATCATCCGCAACCGCTAGCAGGATAA